A single genomic interval of Hemibagrus wyckioides isolate EC202008001 linkage group LG13, SWU_Hwy_1.0, whole genome shotgun sequence harbors:
- the LOC131363993 gene encoding erythroblast NAD(P)(+)--arginine ADP-ribosyltransferase-like — protein MRKAVFINTTAIIIINTLAVVCTWKKDIKLDMAPTAVDDQYIGCVNETYNLVKSKILQEDFTKDRAFERAWNKYSNITDDFTRIIKVYTATGHLYSQFNDAVGSGRKQYRTQFNYKAFHFLLTRAVQMHKVQTCVNVFRRTNVHFKKSLFSNKMRFGRFTSTSLRNNMTQFGNISCFKIETCYGANISAISELPKEEEVLIPPFEKFKITNTDKNKMNCGVLYTLQSAGNFSKMNCELFKKKTFLMQMRGR, from the exons ATGAGGAAAGCTGTTTTCATCAACACCactgccatcatcatcatcaacactttAGCAGTTGTTTGCACATGG AAAAAAGACATAAAACTGGACATGGCCCCGACTGCTGTTGATGACCAATACATAGGCTGCGTCAATGAAACGTACAACCTGGTTAAAAGCAAGATCCTACAGGAAGATTTTACAAAAGATAGAGCATTTGAAAGAGCTTGGAATAAGTATTCAAACATTACTGATGATTTTACAAGAATAATAAAGGTCTACACGGCAACTGGTCATCTTTATTCACAATTCAATGATGCTGTCGGCTCAGGAAGAAAACAATACCGCACTCAATTTAACTACAAAGCCTTTCATTTCTTGCTAACACGCGCCGTACAAATGCATAAGGTACAGacatgtgttaatgttttccGCAGAACCAACGTTCATTTTAAGAAAAGTCTTTTTAGCAATAAAATGAGATTTGGCAGGTTTACTTCGACTTCACTTAGAAACAACATGACTCAGTTTGGCAATATTTCCTGTTTTAAGATTGAAACATGCTACGGCGCAAACATATCCGCCATTTCTGAGTTGCCTAAAGAGGAAGAGGTGCTAATCCCACCTTTTGAAAAATTCAAAATCACAAACACTGACAAAAACAAGATGAACTGCGGTGTTCTTTACACTCTACAGAGCGCGGGGAATTTTAGCAAAATGAACTGCGagctgtttaaaaagaaaacattcttGATGCAAATGAGGGGACGGTAA